From Xiphophorus hellerii strain 12219 chromosome 6, Xiphophorus_hellerii-4.1, whole genome shotgun sequence, the proteins below share one genomic window:
- the nfatc4 gene encoding nuclear factor of activated T-cells, cytoplasmic 4 — protein MGAAPGSGWEEGEFEFKLVFEEDPPQRQIQGPSPARTAEPESSVAGEEEGDGALLRLDSSNLDNHLAIAHAGHSINIPSPPPSSNQRAGMHSPPPRRAAVREFSGTYESLPARSVQVSESCVVECPSIQITTISPEDDPAPPVPSYWDMGSGGGWDRERLYLPLLDPFSYRDRFPGSLSPSPASSPSSRGWLSPASSCDSLLVEEEELNEANVGFGLSPSSRPTSPGGKKRRNSPLASPCISRRSSYSEDLQGCNLEGGESASQSQALPGSCELNIPQKTRKTSLEQLSPREVDQESGLGRSSPCPLPETQQPRREPPSLGMDYLPVPPALAWGRTRASAHSPLFRSNALPPLDWPLPSQFDQYELRIEVQPRPHHRAHYETEGSRGAVKAAPTGHPVVKLCGYAERKPLSLQVFVGTADDRSIRPHPFYQIHRVTGKMVGTASHESVQAGTKLLDIPLNPENNMTALIDCAGILKLRNSDIELRKGETDVGRKNTRVRLVFRTHLPVAPPVGPPGRVLALQVASLPIECSQRSAQELPVIESVSVTSCSVEGGEELLLSGTNFLPISRVLFMERGTDGKLQWEEEAHVDRDNSNECLLCVRVPAYSDLSVSRPVSVSLYVSNGKRKRSSTHCFKYLPVMFKEEDPLLSRPSVPPLDGGTVGPPRMDRGFHVSDDRGLGFHLPPYPSTYSPPCPAMSYQEEYCPKPDSAVEEPVGSRAPLSERNPSFENLELGFTELLPPLYPRAPQPPSPSPSPWLDSPYLSSSPSPSHSSSLSPFPTESPLANSPLPPIPTSPFPQYSTYPQELCPSPPSNPYQDACPAPYSHYEGWEPQGRMLGTSHGGEGDAKNQECPLEFTSSASMHHITFEEVSEFIGEDIQAYQSGSHMNN, from the exons ACAACCACTTAGCCATCGCTCATGCAGGACACTCAATCAACATCCCCAGCCCGCCGCCCTCGTCCAATCAGAGGGCAGGGATGCATTCGCCACCTCCCCGACGGGCCGCCGTCAGAGAGTTCAGCGGCACCTATGAGAGCCTGCCGGCCCGCTCCGTTCAG GTGTCGGAGTCCTGTGTGGTTGAGTGCCCCAGCATTCAGATCACCACCATTTCCCCGGAGGATGACCCGGCGCCGCCCGTCCCCAGCTACTGGGACATGGGCAGCGGCGGCGGCTGGGACAGGGAGCGCCTCTACCTCCCCCTGCTGGACCCTTTCTCCTACCGCGACCGGTTCCCCGGCTCCCTCAGCCCCAGCCCCGCCTCCAGCCCGTCGTCCCGCGGCTGGCTCAGCCCCGCGTCCAGCTGCGACTCCCTGctggtggaggaagaggagctcaATGAGGCCAATGTCGGTTTCGGACTCTCCCCGTCCTCCAGGCCCACTTCCCCAGGAGGAAAGAAGCGCAGGAACTCTCCTCTGGCGTCTCCCTGCATCTCGAGGAGGAGCAGCTACTCGGAGGACCTGCAGGGATGCAACCTGGAGGGCGGAGAGTCCGCCTCGCAGTCGCAGGCGCTGCCCGGCAGCTGTGAGCTCAACATCCCGCAGAAAACCAGGAAGACGTCCCTGGAGCAG TTGTCTCCCAGAGAAGTGGACCAGGAGTCGGGTCTGGGCCGAAGCTCCCCCTGTCCGCTGCCGGAGACCCAGCAGCCCAGGAGAGAGCCCCCGTCTCTGGGAATGGACTACCTCCCTGTTCCCCCTGCCCTGGCCTGGGGCAGAACCAGAGCCAGCGCCCACAGTCCTCTCTTCAG GTCTAATGCTTTGCCTCCACTTGACTGGCCGCTCCCGTCCCAGTTTGACCAGTATGAGCTGCGCATCGAGGTGCAGCCCCGGCCACACCATCGAGCCCACTACGAGACGGAGGGCAGCAGAGGCGCCGTCAAAGCCGCACCAACAGGACATCCTGTTGTCAAG CTGTGCGGTTACGCAGAGAGGAAGCCGCTGTCGCTGCAGGTTTTCGTCGGAACGGCTGACGACCGCTCAATCAGGCCTCATCCTTTCTACCAGATACACAG GGTGACCGGGAAGATGGTCGGCACCGCCAGCCATGAAAGCGTCCAGGCAGGGACCAAACTGTTGGACATCCCCCTCAACCCCGAGAACAACATGACCGCCCT catcgACTGCGCTGGGATTCTGAAACTGAGAAACTCCGACATCGAGCTGCGAAAAGGCGAAACGGACGTCGGGAGGAAAAACACCCGCGTGCGTCTGGTGTTTCGTACTCACCTCCCTGTAGCGCCCCCTGTGGGCCCTCCCGGGCGCGTCCTGGCTCTGCAGGTCGCCTCTTTGCCCATTGAATGCT CTCAGCGGTCGGCCCAGGAGCTTCCTGTCATCGAGTCCGTCAGCGTCACGTCCTGCTCGGTGGAGGGAGGcgaggagctgctgctgagcGGCACCAACTTCCTGCCGATCTCCAGAGTCCTCTTCATGGAGAGAGGCACCG ATGGGAAACTACAGTGGGAGGAGGAGGCGCATGTGGACCGGGACAACAGCAACGAG TGTTTGCTGTGTGTGAGGGTTCCTGCCTACAGCGACCTCTCCGTCAGTCGGCCTGTGTCCGTCAGTCTGTACGTCTCCAACGGGAAGAGGAAGCGGAGCAGCACGCACTGCTTCAAGTACCTTCCTG tTATGTTTAAAGAAGAGGATCCTTTGCTGTCCCGTCCCTCTGTTCCCCCTCTGGACGGGGGAACTGTGGGTCCGCCCAGAATGGACAGAGGCTTCCACGTGTCCGATGACCGCGGCCTCGGCTTCCACCTTCCCCCCTACCCCTCCACCTACTCCCCTCCCTGCCCGGCCATGAGCTACCAAGAGGAGTACTGCCCCAAACCCGACAGCGCCGTGGAGGAGCCAGTCGGGTCCAGGGCGCCACTGTCCGAGCGTAACCCCAGCTTTGAGAACCTGGAGCTGGGCTTCACCGAACTGCTGCCCCCTTTGTATCCCCGCGCTCCTCAGCCTCCGTCCCCGTCTCCTTCCCCATGGCTGGACTCCCCCTACCTGTCCTCTTCACCCTCTCCATCCCACTCCTCCTCTCTCAGCCCGTTCCCTACTGAAAGCCCCCTCGCCAACTCCCCGCTGCCCCCAATCCCCACATCGCCTTTCCCGCAGTACTCCACTTATCCTCAGGAGCTGTGTCCCTCGCCTCCGTCCAACCCTTACCAGGACGCCTGTCCGGCGCCGTACTCCCACTACGAGGGCTGGGAACCTCAGGGAAGGATGCTGGGTACGAGTCACGGGGGAGAGGGGGACGCCAAGAACCAGGAGTGTCCACTGGAGTTTACCAGCTCGGCCTCTATGCACCACATTACCTTCGAAGAAG TGTCAGAGTTCATCGGGGAGGACATCCAGGCCTACCAGTCAGGCTCGCACATGAACAACTAG
- the myadmb gene encoding myeloid-associated differentiation marker homolog — protein sequence MPVVLKSSPLLWTRLAALAFTCVAFSVGLHGARLYLRTGDFCIFCWAFSFAGTLLVILVELFGLQTRAPVSWKNFPITFACYAALLCLSASIIFPIYFLRGSGDQSEIRDFRIVCTVFSCLATITYMSEVSLTKARPGEVVGYMATAPGLLKVLETFVACVIFVFISEPVLYDRHHSVKYCMSVYCICFILTAVIILLCIGECTGFLPFPFARFLSAYSLLAVVLYLSATIIWPIFNFDPHNGGQKQRPYNCSSAVGLCTWDKCMAVAVLTGVNFILYLADLIYSTRLVFVSA from the coding sequence ATGCCTGTCGTCCTGAAGTCCAGTCCTCTGCTCTGGACGCGGCTGGCTGCGCTTGCCTTCACCTGTGTGGCCTTCTCTGTGGGTTTGCATGGGGCCAGACTCTACCTCCGCACTGGAGACTTTTGCATCTTCTGCTGGGCCTTCAGCTTCGCCGGGACTCTTCTCGTCATCCTGGTGGAGCTTTTTGGCCTGCAGACCAGAGCCCCCGTTTCCTGGAAGAACTTCCCCATCACCTTTGCGTGCTACGCCGCCCTGCTCTGCCTGTCGGCCTCCATCATTTTTCCCATCTACTTCCTGAGGGGTTCCGGAGACCAAAGCGAGATCCGCGACTTCCGCATCGTGTGCACAGTTTTCTCCTGCCTGGCCACCATCACCTACATGAGCGAGGTCAGCCTCACCAAGGCTCGGCCGGGCGAGGTCGTCGGCTACATGGCCACCGCTCCGGGACTGCTCAAAGTCCTGGAGACCTTCGTGGCCTGCGTCATCTTCGTCTTCATCAGCGAACCCGTGTTGTACGACCGTCACCATTCAGTGAAGTACTGCATGTCGGTGTACTGCATCTGCTTCATCCTGACTGCGGTCATCATCCTGCTCTGCATCGGCGAGTGCACCGGGTTCCTCCCTTTTCCGTTCGCCCGCTTCCTTTCCGCCTACTCACTGCTGGCTGTCGTCCTCTATCTGTCAGCGACCATCATCTGGCCGATCTTCAACTTTGACCCCCATAATGGCGGCCAGAAACAGAGACCATACAATTGCAGCTCCGCCGTTGGCTTGTGCACTTGGGACAAGTGCATGGCGGTGGCCGTGCTCACCGGGGTCAACTTTATTCTCTACCTGGCTGACCTCATCTACTCCACCCGCCTGGTGTTTGTCAGCGCCTGA